The nucleotide window GCCGCAACTAAAAGATGGCTGCTCTCCCCGGGCCGTGCGCCGGGAGCTGGAAATGCTCCAGTTCCAAAGGCTAAAGGAAGTCGACCCCGGCGCCGGTGTGGAAGACCTTTGGCATCTCGTCAACCAGGCCGAGCTTACCCTGAAGCGCGGGGGTAAAAACCAGGAAGTACTGCCTGAAAAACCCCTGGATGCCGAAACCCTGAAGCCCGGGGGCCGGCAACACGTCCAGGGAGAAATCCCACTGGAGGCCTTAAAACCGGCCGTTACCACCCTGGTGGACCAGTGGGGTGTGAGGCCCGCCCAGGCCGAGGGGATGGTTACCCTGGCAGCCAGGCTCTACACCTGGTGCTGCCCCAGGGTGGAGGAACTGGACCCCGGCCAACTGGTGTGGCTTGCCCACGGGACCAGGAAATCCAGGCGCACCGACCCCAGGCTCTTCCAGCCGGTGGTGCTTACCCTGCTGGCGCCGGAGGAACAACACTGGCAGCTCAACACCACCGCCGACCTGAAGCGGCTCAAAATGCGGCAGATCGAAAGACTAACCGCTGAAGCCTGGCGGCAGGACGGAGTGTTAACCACCCTGGACCTGGAGTGGCTCTTGGGGATCTCCCCGAGCTGCATCCGGCAGCTTCTGGAGGCCTACCACGAACGCTTCGGAGTCCTCCTGCCCACGGCAGGCACGGTGCTGGACATGGGCCGCACCCTGACCCACAAGGCCCTGGTGGTGGAGATGGCCCTGGAGGGACTAACCACCCAGGAGATCGCCCGGCGGATCTACCACACCCCGGAGGCGGTGGACAACTACCTGCGGCTGTTTGACCGGGTGCTGCTCCTGCGCTATTACCGTGTCCCCACATCAGCCATGATGCGGATCACCGGCCACAGCGCGGGATTGTTGGAGGAGCACCTGGCCCTGGTGGAAAAGCACTTCCCCGATGAGGAGTCCCTGGTTAATTATATCGGCAGCAGGGGTATTAAGCTGGAAAAGAGCAGTTAGGGATTAATGGGGTTATCTGCAACAACTTTCTCCTCGGATGATAGCCCTGGGAGTTTTTCCTGGATTAACAAAAACGGGGCGGCAAAACCTCCAGCTCCGATTATCAGCACGAAAAGCAAAACTATTTTCCATCTGTCCATTTTCAACATTCTAAACCTAATACCTCCAGGTTTTTTCTCCAGGTAAAGAAATTTGCCATGCAGGAACAATATACATGGAATGAAAACCGGAAATGGGCCGGATATTTGAAGGTGATTTTATCAAGCCAGGTTTTTGCGGAGGCAATAGTGGGATGAGGAAGATCTGGGCTGCGTTAATTTTGCTGGCGGTTATCCTTTCAGGCTGTGGAATGCCTGAAATTAATTTATAAGGCAACGAATAATTGAGGGATTGCTGCAAATAACCTTATTGACTTTACCTGCCCCGGTATTTACTATAAAATGGGAATTGGGAAATAACATAATCGAAAAGGGTGAGACCTACCTTGCTGGAAACGACCATAAACGCCCAGACGGCCAACTATTTAAGCGAGCAGAGCCTGGCTAAACTGATCAAAGAATTGAAGTTTGATAAAGAGTACAGTGTTCAAATATTTAACCTGTATACAGATGTTCCCTTACAGGAGATCGTCAGATTTATAACAGAACACGGTATCTCAGATGCAGATTTTTTCGCATACTACAAGCTTTTTGTTAAAAAATATTACCCGAACCCGGAACTGGAGGAGATGTTCGACTATGTGGGTTGATCTCCTCAAGAAAGCTTTTTTTGTTTTGAAAGCATCGGAGATAAAGGATAGCGCGTGGACCTTCGGCGGAGGCACCGCCCTGGCACTCGTCTTTAGTCATAGGGAAAGCAGGGACGTTGATATATTCTTCAGTGACGCCCAGATTCTGACCCTGATAACCCCTCGCCTGAACAGGAAGGTGGAAAGGCTGACAGACGATTACGTGGAAGGTTCGTCATTCCTGAAGCTGAGGTTCGGAGAAGGAGAGATCGATTTTATTGTCACCCCTCACCTGATCCCCGGGGACTACTTCAGAGTAATGCATGTTGCAGGGAAAGATATCCAGGTGGAAATCCCTGAGGAGATAGTGCTCAAAAAACTCTTTTACCGGGCCGAGGCTCTCAAGGTCAGGGACATCGTGGACACGGCTGTTGTCTATGACAACTGCAGAGAGTCTTTAATGAAGCACGTACTTTTGATCGCTCCGAAACTGGGATCATTGCGTTACAGGCAGAAAAGGCTTCGGAAAATCTATTATGACGAAGTCGGTAACCTAGTTGGTCTGGACCCGGCCATGGGGAAACGGGCGCTGTCCATCTTCGAAGCGTTTCTGAATGAAGCCGAACAGGTATGCAGTACCAGACCAGGGGATTAAGCCTTTACCTCCAGCGGAGTTTTTATCTATTGTCTTTCTGATTCTTCTTTATTAAAGGGGGCAGGTTTTACTCATGAATAAACCGAAAATGGCAGGTTATCTTGCTTGGCCAGCTTAACAGGGAGTCGTTCTCGGTTGCCCAGGGCCCGGCATTGTGAATCAACAGAGGAACCCCACCCCTCCTGCGCCGATCGAATACCGTCAACGCACCTGATAAACCCGTACCCCCAGGGGGTGAGGGTAAAGACCTGACAAAGCATACCAACGATTACAGAGAGTGCTTCCCGTAATTTCTGCCTCCATTCAATTCACTCCGGAAAGGACAGGGAACCGGCGAAAAGGGAGTTAAAATTGGGGTATGCGGAAAGTTCTACATATTCTACCGATTCGGAAACCAACGCCGCCCGTTGATATTCGTCAAGTGAGAGGAGCGCCGCCTTAGCTCCTGTTCCGGCTGCGTTGCCTACCCCTTTCACTTTTTCTGCCAGCGCCGGGGGAAGGAGGCCGATCGCGCAGGCGCTCCGCGGGTTGAGGTAGTTCCCGAAGGCGCCAGCCAGGAGGACCTCTGTGATCTCAGCCGTTTCGATCCCCTGCTTCTCCATCAGCACCTGAATTCCGGTGGCAATGGCGCCCTTTGCTAACTGGAGTTCCCGGATGTCGCGCTGGGTAATGAGAATCGGCCCGCCGTGGGCTGTTTGGGATTCGTCGACAAGCAAAAAGGCGTTGGCGCCGTCGTGCTGAACGATGTTATTTTTGAATTTTTCGGCTTTTGGTGAAGCAATTTCGTGGGGGGAGAGGATTTTTCCTCTTTGGTCGACAATGCCGCACTCGAGGAGTCCTGCAACGACATCGATCAGGCCGGATCCGCAAATTCCTTCAGGCTTTCCTCCTCCGATTACCGAGAGTTCCAGATCCTCTCCGAATCGCACGTGGTCAATTGCTCCCTTTGCCCCCCTCATACCGCAGGAGATCTGAGCACCCTCAAAGGCGGGGCCCGCTGCGGCGGAGCAGGCGAGCAGTCTTTCCTGGCTGCCGAGGACGATTTCCCCGTTCGTTCCGATGTCGACTGCGAGCTTGATCTCCCTGCTCCGGTCGAGGTCTGTTGCAAGGATGACGGCAACGGTGTCCGCGCCTACAAATCCTGCAATGTTGGGAAGCATGTAAATTCGTCCCCCGTCGTTGATTTCAATTCCCAGTTCTTTCGCGCTGAACACCAACGGCCCTTTCGTCACCGGCACGTACGGACAGAGCGCGAGATAGGTCGGATCAACCCCCAAAAGAAGGTGGTGCATACACGTATTCCCTGCAACAGTTAAGGCATATACGTCTTCCCGCGCCGCGCCGGCCTTTTCTACAGCTTCACCAATGAGTTCGTTCAGTGCCGTTACGATCGACCTGTGAAGTTTTTCGAGGCCGGTTTTTTCCTGGCTCGCAAAGGTGATGCGCGAGATGACGTCGGCACCGTATGATGTTTGG belongs to Bacillota bacterium and includes:
- a CDS encoding DUF1670 domain-containing protein → PQLKDGCSPRAVRRELEMLQFQRLKEVDPGAGVEDLWHLVNQAELTLKRGGKNQEVLPEKPLDAETLKPGGRQHVQGEIPLEALKPAVTTLVDQWGVRPAQAEGMVTLAARLYTWCCPRVEELDPGQLVWLAHGTRKSRRTDPRLFQPVVLTLLAPEEQHWQLNTTADLKRLKMRQIERLTAEAWRQDGVLTTLDLEWLLGISPSCIRQLLEAYHERFGVLLPTAGTVLDMGRTLTHKALVVEMALEGLTTQEIARRIYHTPEAVDNYLRLFDRVLLLRYYRVPTSAMMRITGHSAGLLEEHLALVEKHFPDEESLVNYIGSRGIKLEKSS
- a CDS encoding nucleotidyl transferase AbiEii/AbiGii toxin family protein — protein: MWVDLLKKAFFVLKASEIKDSAWTFGGGTALALVFSHRESRDVDIFFSDAQILTLITPRLNRKVERLTDDYVEGSSFLKLRFGEGEIDFIVTPHLIPGDYFRVMHVAGKDIQVEIPEEIVLKKLFYRAEALKVRDIVDTAVVYDNCRESLMKHVLLIAPKLGSLRYRQKRLRKIYYDEVGNLVGLDPAMGKRALSIFEAFLNEAEQVCSTRPGD